A single window of uncultured Pseudodesulfovibrio sp. DNA harbors:
- a CDS encoding ribonuclease J, whose translation MGDVPTTTPAPALSLYPLGGLGEIGMNCMLYRTQSSMVMVDCGLMFPEDYHFGVDVVIPCFDYVLKNKRILHGIVLTHGHEDHIGALPWLLQNVDVPVYGSEFTLGLVENKLKEHDLDRWADLRPVRPYDRVLLGDFRFNFIPVCHSIIEGFGLGIETPVGRVVHTGDFKIDRNPLGGHATDLAAFRKFSEDGVLLMLSDSTNVETEGFALTEREIKVSLREIFSKAKGRILVSLFSSHIQRMQEVFDLADAEGRKVAVSGKSLHRNIELARDLGYLKVPKRTLIDLDRLDEYGDSELVLLVTGSQGEPLAALSRMAMGEHRQLSVKPDDLVVLSSRFIPGNVKAINRVINNLYRLGAEVLYEKMHGIHASGHAHAGELTLMLETVRPEYFIPVHGEYRHLVKHRRLAVECGVTDEKSMVVENGQPLTFFEDGSMVFEPRISAEKILVDGKGVGDVGQSVLKERQLLAGEGMVIVVMVVDEATGEISMGPDIMSKGFVFEQQYMHLLEDAKCIIFDVHENIAPGDTAKLKERIRSALRRFFRKVLGRDPVVVPLVISI comes from the coding sequence ATGGGAGACGTACCGACTACCACACCTGCACCCGCTCTGAGTTTATATCCTCTTGGGGGGCTTGGTGAAATTGGCATGAACTGCATGCTATATAGGACGCAATCATCCATGGTTATGGTAGATTGTGGCCTTATGTTTCCCGAAGATTATCATTTTGGCGTAGACGTGGTTATTCCTTGTTTCGACTACGTGCTCAAGAATAAACGTATTTTGCATGGTATCGTGTTGACTCATGGCCATGAGGATCACATCGGCGCACTGCCGTGGTTGCTTCAGAACGTGGACGTGCCTGTTTACGGTTCCGAATTTACTCTTGGTCTGGTCGAGAATAAACTCAAGGAACATGATCTGGATCGTTGGGCGGACCTGCGACCTGTCAGACCTTATGATCGTGTTTTGTTGGGTGATTTTCGATTCAATTTTATTCCGGTCTGTCATTCCATCATTGAAGGATTCGGGTTGGGTATTGAGACTCCAGTCGGGCGGGTTGTCCATACCGGTGATTTCAAGATCGACCGGAATCCTTTAGGTGGGCATGCGACAGACTTGGCGGCATTCCGTAAGTTCTCCGAAGATGGCGTTCTTCTTATGTTGTCAGACTCCACCAACGTGGAGACCGAAGGATTTGCCCTGACAGAGCGTGAGATTAAGGTTTCGTTGCGCGAAATTTTTTCCAAGGCCAAAGGGCGCATTCTTGTTTCGCTTTTTTCCAGCCATATTCAACGAATGCAGGAAGTTTTTGATCTGGCAGACGCAGAGGGCCGCAAGGTGGCTGTCTCTGGCAAGTCATTGCATCGTAATATCGAATTGGCGCGAGATCTGGGATATCTGAAGGTCCCTAAACGGACGCTTATAGATTTGGATCGTCTTGATGAGTACGGCGATTCTGAACTTGTATTGCTCGTTACCGGGTCGCAGGGGGAACCGCTGGCCGCACTTTCCCGTATGGCCATGGGGGAACATCGTCAGTTGTCTGTGAAGCCTGATGATCTTGTGGTTCTTTCTTCTCGATTTATCCCGGGCAATGTCAAGGCGATCAATCGGGTTATCAATAATTTGTACCGACTTGGAGCCGAGGTCCTGTATGAGAAGATGCACGGTATCCATGCATCGGGCCATGCGCATGCCGGTGAGTTGACCCTTATGCTGGAGACTGTACGGCCTGAATACTTTATCCCTGTGCATGGCGAATATCGTCATTTGGTCAAACATCGTCGGTTGGCCGTGGAATGTGGCGTGACGGATGAGAAGTCCATGGTCGTGGAAAACGGCCAGCCTTTGACGTTCTTTGAAGATGGTTCAATGGTATTTGAACCTCGGATATCAGCTGAGAAAATTTTAGTGGACGGCAAGGGCGTTGGCGACGTGGGGCAGAGTGTACTCAAGGAGCGTCAACTTCTGGCCGGAGAAGGCATGGTTATTGTGGTGATGGTGGTGGATGAAGCCACCGGTGAAATTTCCATGGGGCCGGATATTATGAGTAAGGGGTTTGTGTTCGAGCAACAGTATATGCACCTTCTTGAGGACGCCAAGTGTATCATTTTTGATGTGCATGAAAATATTGCTCCGGGGGATACAGCCAAGCTCAAGGAACGTATCCGTTCCGCCCTGCGTCGTTTCTTCAGAAAGGTTCTGGGTCGTGATCCAGTCGTGGTGCCGTTGGTCATTTCCATATAG
- a CDS encoding L-serine ammonia-lyase, iron-sulfur-dependent, subunit alpha, which yields MKFTVKDVLSIQVAPALGCTEPVAIALGAASAMSLLPSKDFDSLEIAVDPNVYKNGLAVLIPGAKGLSGLDMAAALGAVGGDPALRLEVLQPINDEFVAGAKKAIADNKVTVTLLKDQQGLLIRTKAISGSDVAESVIEGLHDNITLLTLNGNPVESPLIEVRPEGTPSPVAAMEKWLKGLSLNDLIALTDQLDDDDFTFLQEGVDVNMRLAEQGLKYGLGLGVGKTLERLVRQGLIKKDMMLAARILASGAADARMSGAPLPAMSSAGSGNHGLTAILPIWAIKDYVDDIETKSVLEAIALSHIVTAYVKAHTGRLSAICGCSVAAGAGATAGITFLLGGDAKHIAGAIKNLLEDLAGIICDGAKTGCALKLATAAGTAVQAALFSLQGVNVHHTDGIIGQSPEDTMRNVGTLAVDGMIQTDKTILAIMLEKQFSDV from the coding sequence ATGAAATTCACGGTTAAAGACGTTCTCAGCATTCAAGTCGCGCCAGCCCTTGGCTGTACCGAGCCGGTCGCCATTGCTCTTGGCGCGGCCTCTGCTATGTCCCTGCTTCCGTCCAAGGATTTTGATTCCCTCGAAATCGCCGTGGACCCCAATGTATATAAAAACGGTCTGGCCGTTTTAATCCCGGGAGCCAAAGGTCTTTCCGGCCTGGATATGGCAGCGGCTCTCGGTGCTGTCGGCGGCGACCCTGCTTTGCGTTTGGAAGTGCTGCAACCGATCAACGACGAATTCGTGGCCGGTGCAAAAAAAGCCATTGCCGACAACAAGGTAACCGTCACCCTGCTCAAAGATCAGCAGGGGTTACTTATTCGCACCAAAGCGATATCCGGCAGCGACGTTGCCGAATCCGTCATTGAAGGATTGCACGACAATATCACGTTGTTAACCCTCAATGGCAATCCTGTTGAAAGCCCACTCATCGAAGTTCGTCCCGAAGGCACTCCATCGCCCGTGGCCGCCATGGAAAAATGGCTCAAGGGTCTGTCTCTCAATGACCTCATTGCTTTGACCGATCAGCTGGATGATGACGATTTCACTTTTCTTCAGGAAGGCGTGGACGTCAACATGCGTCTAGCCGAACAAGGCCTCAAGTATGGTCTTGGTCTCGGTGTAGGCAAAACTCTGGAACGTCTTGTGCGTCAGGGACTCATCAAAAAAGACATGATGCTGGCTGCACGAATTCTCGCTTCCGGGGCTGCTGACGCCCGCATGTCCGGTGCTCCCTTGCCCGCCATGAGTTCTGCCGGGTCCGGCAACCACGGCCTGACTGCCATCCTGCCCATCTGGGCCATTAAGGATTATGTAGACGATATCGAGACCAAATCAGTACTGGAAGCCATAGCCCTGTCTCATATCGTCACGGCCTACGTCAAAGCACATACTGGCCGATTGTCCGCCATCTGCGGCTGTTCAGTAGCCGCAGGAGCCGGAGCGACCGCTGGCATCACCTTCCTTCTCGGCGGAGACGCTAAGCATATTGCCGGGGCTATCAAAAATCTCCTTGAAGACTTAGCAGGCATCATCTGTGACGGAGCCAAAACCGGGTGTGCACTCAAACTCGCCACGGCCGCTGGCACCGCTGTCCAAGCCGCATTATTCTCACTCCAAGGTGTCAACGTGCACCACACGGACGGCATCATAGGCCAATCGCCCGAGGACACCATGCGCAACGTAGGCACATTGGCCGTGGACGGCATGATCCAAACCGACAAAACCATTTTAGCTATCATGTTGGAGAAACAGTTCAGCGACGTATAA